A stretch of DNA from Nitrospira sp. KM1:
AAAGCCGTCCGTGCGGTCCCCCCCGTAACAGTGACGCTCGACAGGTCACCATGATCGGACGATTCGATGACGAGGTGATCGGTTTCAAAGCGGACCGAGACCTGCTTGCCGGCATTCGCCAACGACGTATCCGCATTGATCCGGCCTTCCACCAAAGCGGCAAGTTGGGAACCACTGAATGTGGCACTGGCCGCAGTCAAATCGATGGTGCCCGATGTGACCCCGTCGACGTTGACGACGAGGGTGTCATTGGCGCCGTTCGTCAACGAGACGGGTGCCGTGATTGCCAATCCCGTCGTCCTCCCGTGCGTGCTGGTGCCGGTAAAGATCCCCTGTCCGTTGAGTTCGGTGTTGCCGAATTGCTGGATTTGAGCGAACAGCTGTCGAACTTCCTGAGCCCCGATGACGCGCTCCGCGGGACCGTTGGTGTCGTTTCGAAACTGTACGGCCAGTTCGCGAACGCGCGCGAGGGCGTCCGTCGTGCTGCTGAGCACGCTGTCGGCAAGGTCCAATCGCGTTTGCCCGAACGTGACATTCCGGAGCCGCTGATCGATCGCGGCGATCGAGGCTTTATCGAGGGCGATGTGATTGAACGTAGCCGGGTCGTCCGAGGGTTGCCGGACGGCTTTACCCGTCGATACTTGCTGTTGCAATTCCAGTAGACGCGCGCGCGAGCGCTGAAGATTGTTCGCGAGCACGCCGAAGGTCTGCTGTTCGGTGACCCTCATAGTCTCACCCCGTCTGGTTATGGCTTCAATGACAGCAGCGTCTGAAACAACTCGTCCGTCACCTTGATCAGGCGGGATGCCGCTTCAAAACTGCGCTGGTATTTAATCAGGTTGACCAATTCCTCATCCAAGGACACTCCCGATACTTCGGCGCGGAAGGTCTGAATCTGGTCGCGCAAGACTTCCTGGGCCTGCCGGTCGCGATCCGCACTTTGTGCCTGCACGCCGAGACCAGACGCCATGCTTCGGTACGCGTCGTTAAAGGTCCCTTCGTCCAGCGCCGCATATTGACGGTGCTGAAGCGCGACGAGAGCGAGTGCATTGGCATTGTCTCCGGGAATGCCGGCTCGGTTGGAGGCAGCCGCCACCGCCGAAGGGTCGGACAGTGAGACTGATATCGTCTTCGCTCCGTCATGATACGAGTTGGCCTCCAAGACGTCTCCGGCCGCTGGCGCCCCCGTCACAGTCACCGAGATTCCGTCGAATGAGAAGTCCCTTGGCCCGCTGTACGTTCCCGACGCCGCCGTCGCGGTCCCTGTCGACAATCCGAGAGCTGCTCTGGCTGTTCCTCCGATCACATCGACAGCCGATGTCGACGTCGTCGAATTCGAAGTCAGGACAAGCCGGTTGGCCGTCGTATCGAACACGACCGATACCGTCTTTCCGGCGGCCTGCAACGCCGAATCCCCGTTGATTTTCGATTGCACTTCTTGCGCAAGCGCGGCCCCGGAGGCATACGCGATCCCTGGCAATGCCGCTCCGGCAAGCGTAATCGTTCCCGATGTGGTCCCGTCAACTGTCACCGTGAGCGTATCGTTGGAGCCCGTCACGATGGCAACGGGAGCGGCTGCAGTTGGAGCCGGGATCTGCGCGCCCGAATAGTTTCCTCGGATGAGTGAACCGGTCGTGGCATCAACGATCGAATAGGCAGTAGGAGACGAAAAGCGGATTTCATAATCGTGCTGTGTGAGCAGGCCATTCGCCGTCACGACCCCCGAGCCTATGGTGGACGATCCCGTATTGTCGCTGGCGGATGCCGTGGTGACGGTGATCGGACCAAAGAGGTTGTTGCCCGTCGACCCATCCAGCCCGAATCCCTGACGATGCACCTGATTGACTTCGTTGACTAACGTGGTCGCCAAACGATCCACGGATCGCTGGAGATCGCGAACGGTACCATCGCGGATATCAAGGAGGCTGCGAAGGCGGCCGTTCGACACCAGCGCATCGATGCTTAAGGCTTTCGTCCCACCGGTGGAGTATCCGACGGAGAGCATGCCGTCATTCGAGGGATTTTCGAACGCGGACAATTCACGCGCACCCCCGCTCTCAACCACCACCTGGCCTCGCGCAACAAATACGGACAAGGCGCCAGAACCGGACTCGATGGTCGTGACGTCAATGCGCTGCGCCAGTTCGTTCACCGCCAAATCGCGCTGATCCCGAAGATCGTTGGCATTCTGGCCCGTAACCTCTGCTGCGACGATCTTGTCGTTCAGTTCCGCTATCTGTTTGGCCAGACTGTTGATTTCCGTGACGGTCTGTTTGACCTGGAAGTTCAGCGACTGACGAGAGGTCTCAAGTTGAGAGGACGCCTGGTTCAGGCTGCCGGCCAACTGCGCCGCATTGGCCAACAGCACGGAACGCGCCGTGAGTTCGTTGGGATTCGTCGAAACATCCTGAAGCCCTTGAAAGAAATCGTTGAGGCGCGCAGCCAGGCCCTCATCGTTGCTATCGGCCAGGAGATTCTGCAGCCTGAACAACTCATCCCGAGCCACGGAGAGACGACCGAGGTTCTGCTCGGACGTCGTCAATTGCCTGTTGACGAACTGATCGGCAAAACGCCGGATGCTCAACGCCTGGACGCCGGTTCCCATC
This window harbors:
- the flgK gene encoding flagellar hook-associated protein FlgK; this encodes MSLSGLFDIARSALTTSQTALTVTGHNVANLNTPGFSRQEAVVTERPPLNGQPGMMGTGVQALSIRRFADQFVNRQLTTSEQNLGRLSVARDELFRLQNLLADSNDEGLAARLNDFFQGLQDVSTNPNELTARSVLLANAAQLAGSLNQASSQLETSRQSLNFQVKQTVTEINSLAKQIAELNDKIVAAEVTGQNANDLRDQRDLAVNELAQRIDVTTIESGSGALSVFVARGQVVVESGGARELSAFENPSNDGMLSVGYSTGGTKALSIDALVSNGRLRSLLDIRDGTVRDLQRSVDRLATTLVNEVNQVHRQGFGLDGSTGNNLFGPITVTTASASDNTGSSTIGSGVVTANGLLTQHDYEIRFSSPTAYSIVDATTGSLIRGNYSGAQIPAPTAAAPVAIVTGSNDTLTVTVDGTTSGTITLAGAALPGIAYASGAALAQEVQSKINGDSALQAAGKTVSVVFDTTANRLVLTSNSTTSTSAVDVIGGTARAALGLSTGTATAASGTYSGPRDFSFDGISVTVTGAPAAGDVLEANSYHDGAKTISVSLSDPSAVAAASNRAGIPGDNANALALVALQHRQYAALDEGTFNDAYRSMASGLGVQAQSADRDRQAQEVLRDQIQTFRAEVSGVSLDEELVNLIKYQRSFEAASRLIKVTDELFQTLLSLKP